In Primulina huaijiensis isolate GDHJ02 chromosome 6, ASM1229523v2, whole genome shotgun sequence, a single window of DNA contains:
- the LOC140979607 gene encoding uncharacterized protein codes for MQRKRHQAQSSAQPQKKQYTGPPRQQGQQRPQGQGRRPQPQQQQQQRHPQALGVSKPDDRQPCPQYSRFHFGECRWGTFKCFVCGQEGHKAADCPKNKGPTIGRAYVMHVEEAEAAPDSTLITGELDSEETGGAGL; via the exons ATGCAGCGGAAACGGCATCAGGCCCAATCCAGTGCACAGCCACAGAAGAAGCAGTACACGGGACCACCAAGACAGCAGGGGCAGCAGAGGCCCCAGGGACAGGGTAGGAGGCCGCAgccgcagcagcagcagcagcagagaCATCCTCAGGCGCTAGGGGTGTCTAAGCCAGATGATAGGCAGCCGTGCCCTCAGTACAGTAGATTTCATTTTGGCGAGTGCAGGTGGGGAACCTTCAAGTGCTTTGTATGCGGCCAGGAGGGACACAAAGCAGCGGACTGCCCTAAGAACAAGGGCCCCACTATCGGCAGGGCATATGTGATGCATGTCGAGGAGGCTGAGGCAGCACCAGACTCGACATTGATTACTG GTGAGCTAGATtctgaggagactggaggtgctggaCTCTGA
- the LOC140978822 gene encoding flavanone 3-dioxygenase 2-like, with amino-acid sequence MQNTSIPGNIMSTAAFLKTFMHFRMELKCSSSETAKINSITSSRHRGHENGGGFDYRKGVKSLLESAPHLQKLPSEFVLKLDQNPMDAAADSDIPTIDLSGLDGSAERKAATIKAIGDACVEWGFFRVKDHGIDKKVISEMFEVIEEFFGLRLEEKMKYYSEDVLSPVRYGTSLNTPLAHKLHWRDYLRHYGHPFPDSIFKLWPDNPPHYRDVAKAYLVEIWKLTMKLGGAISQSLGLEEDYFERSLGEGVQILACNYYPPCPEPNKTLGLAAHSDHGGLTILMENGVEGLQIKHDGAWVSVHDVPYTFVVNVGDYLEILSNGRYKSIEHRATVNQHKTRISVAVGHGPEMSTIVKPAAPLVNETDCQYRSVTYKDYVKLQQSITSRGKNALEKLKI; translated from the exons ATGCAAAACACGTCCATACCTGGAAACATCATGTCAACGGCGGCATTCCTTAAAACTTTTATGCATTTCCGAATGGAGTTGAAATGCTCATCTTCGGAAACTGCGAAGATTAACTCAATCACTTCCTCTCGTCATCGTGGCCATGAAAATGGCGGTGGTTTCGACTATAGAAAAGGGGTGAAGAGTCTTCTTGAATCAGCGCCTCACTTGCAGAAGCTGCCATCGGAATTCGTTCTGAAGTTGGATCAGAATCCGATGGACGCTGCTGCCGATTCCGACATTCCGACGATAGATCTGAGCGGGCTCGATGGATCCGCGGAACGGAAGGCGGCAACCATCAAAGCCATTGGGGATGCCTGTGTTGAGTGGGGGTTCTTTAGG gTCAAAGATCATGGGATTGATAAGAAAGTGATTTCGGAGATGTTTGAAGTTATCGAAGAATTCTTTGGGCTGCGTTTGGaggaaaaaatgaaatattattcagagGATGTATTGAGTCCGGTTAGATATGGGACCAGCCTGAACACACCATTGGCGCATAAGCTTCACTGGAGGGATTATTTGAGGCATTATGGTCATCCATTTCCAGATAGTATTTTCAAGCTCTGGCCAGACAACCCACCTCACTACAg AGATGTTGCAAAGGCATATTTAGTGGAAATATGGAAGTTGACAATGAAGCTAGGTGGTGCCATATCACAAAGTTTAGGACTAGAGGAAGACTACTTTGAGAGATCACTTGGGGAAGGAGTCCAAATCCTTGCTTGCAACTACTATCCGCCGTGCCCCGAGCCAAACAAAACCTTAGGGCTTGCAGCTCATTCTGATCATGGTGGGCTAACAATTTTGATGGAAAATGGAGTGGAGGGATTACAAATCAAACATGACGGTGCATGGGTTTCTGTCCATGATGTCCCATACACATTTGTCGTCAACGTCGGAGATTATTTGGAG ATACTGAGCAATGGAAGGTATAAGAGTATCGAGCATCGAGCAACGGTGAACCAGCACAAAACCAGGATTTCGGTGGCCGTAGGCCACGGGCCAGAAATGTCTACGATTGTTAAGCCTGCAGCCCCGTTGGTTAACGAGACCGACTGCCAATACCGGTCCGTCACATATAAAGATTATGTCAAACTCCAACAAAGTATCACTAGTCGAGGGAAGAATGCATTGGAGAAATTAAAGATCTGA
- the LOC140979077 gene encoding uncharacterized protein: protein MVRVDDIPEGGRGPPPPPPGDPATRVLEGMARLLEQVQQAPRQQTDIFEQFRRLNPKEFGGTTDPFVAEGLIRSLELHFDYLQVRDGDGARCAIYMLRDDASLWWEGAAHAVDLATLTWAKFKELFYGKYFPVDVRGRLTREFMSLRQADLSVAEFIRKFDRGCHFVPMIAGDAAQKLRHFLDGLRPTLR from the coding sequence ATGGTTAGAGTGGATGATATCCCTGAGGGTGGCAGAGGgcctccaccaccaccgccagGGGACCCAGCTACCCGAGTTCTTGAGGGTATGGCTAGACTGTTGGAGCAGGTTCAGCAGGCTCCTAGACAACAGACTGATATTTTTGAGCAGTTCCGTaggctcaacccgaaggagttcgggggtacCACTGATCCATTCGTTGCAGAGGGATTGATTAGATCACTAGAGCTACATTTTGATTACCTTCAGGTGAGGGATGGCGACGGGGCCAGGTGCGCCATCTATATGCTGAGAGATGATGCGtccctatggtgggagggagccgcGCATGCTGTGGATTTGGCCACCCTTACTTGGGCCAAGTTCAAGGAGTTATTCTACGGGAAGTATTTCCCAGTTGACGTCAGGGGCCGCCTGACGAGAGAGTTCATGAGCCTCAGGCAGGCAGATTTATCAGTGGCGGAGTTCATCCGCAAGTTTGACAGGGGCTGCCACTTCGTGCCCATGATAGCAGGAGATGCCGcccagaagctgaggcatttcttGGATGGACTGAGACCTACTCTCCGCTGA